In the genome of Natronomonas salina, the window TTCGCCGTCGACGTCGTCGAGTCGGGCGTGCCCGCCCACCTGCTGTACCCCCTCGCGGAGGTCGTCGGCTACCTCGTCTTCCTCGGGATCTACTGGGCTGCCGCCCGCTACAGCAAGCGCCACGCGCGCACGTACGTGCCCGTCGAGTCGCTGGCGTACCGCTTCGCGCCGCCGCTTTTGGCCATCGCCGCGGGCTACCACCTGGCGCACTTCCTCGGGTACTTCGTCGAACTGTCCCCGACGCTGGTCGGGACCGTGCTCGCGCCGCTGTCGCCGCCCGCGCCGGTGGCCGTCGTCCTGCCCGGCTGGTTCGGCGGCCTCGAACTCGCCTTCGTCATCCTGGGACACCTGCTGGCCATCTGGGTGGCACACGCCGCCGCCTACGAGGTCTTCCCGGGGAAGCTCCAGGCCGTCCGCAGCCAGTACGCAATCGTCCTCGCGATGGTCCTCTACACCATGTTCAGCCTCTGGATCGTCTCCCAACCGTACAGCGCACCCCCCTACGTCTCATGACCGGAGAGATCACATCACAGTCCGGCGACGGCCTCGAGCGGCAGACGCCGCCTGAGGACGCCCCGGCGGAGCCGGCCGTCTGCTCGTACTGCGGGGCCAGATTCGCCGACGACGAGCTGCTCGCCCTCCACCGGGGGCTCGAGCACGAATCGGAACTCACCGAGGCGGAACGCGAGGCGTACGTGGAGGCGGTGGCGTCGGAACGCGAGGACGTCAAGCTGTTCCGGCTGAAGGCGCTGGTCGCGCTGCTGGTGCTGTACTTCGGGTTCATCTTCGTCTACGCGTTCGTGCTGTAGCGGGCGGCTCCGGCCGTCGAACTCCGTCGACCGGGAACCGACGCCCCTTTGAGGAGCCGCGCCGTCGTTCCGGTATGGAAGGCGAACCGCAGCCGGGGCTCTCCGAGGAGTACACCAAGTCGAGCCCGTGGCACATCGTCGTCGTCATGGGGCTCGTCCTCAGCGAGGTCGGCATCCTGTTCAACCTCTACCCGCTGTCGGTCGGCGGCCTCGTACTGTTCGTCGGCGGCGTCTCCGGCATCGTCGACGAGGTGGGGTACGTCGACTCGCCGTGGCGACTGGCCGGGGGGCTGAGCGTCGCGCTCGTCGTCCTCGGGTTGCTCGTCGTCTCGACGCAGGTCGACGGCGGCCTCGCGGCGTTCCGCTCGCAGGTCGCCGCGAACAACGGCGTCTCCCAGCGCGGGTTCACCGTCGCCGCGACCGGCGCCATCATGGCGGTGGCCGCCCTCGTCGTCCCTCGCGTCCGGAATCAGTAACCTCTTAGTATCGGTCACCGAACCCACGACCAATGAGCGAACGACTGTTCGACCGCGAGACGCTTTTGGACATCTCGGTCAACGTCATCCCGCTGGGGATCATCCTGTTCTTCGTCGTCGTCTACACCGTCGTCGGAGACTACCCCAGCGCGCCGATCATCACCCTCGTCCAGATGTCGATCATGGGCCTGACCGCCATCGGCCTCCTCGTCCTGACGTACTACTCCGGGAAGGCCATCGCGGGCGCCGAGGCCGCAGAGGACCGCGAGGGCGAGGTCGGCCTCGAACCGGACGCCGAGTGACGCCCGCCGCTCCGGGGGTTCTACCCGTCCGTTAGCGGCCGCGACCGGCCCCCGGAAACACGTCTCGGGCGAGCGAATACGCAACCTTTCTTAACCCGTAGTCCGTCGACTCAGGTACATGGCTGCTGAACAGCTTGCGCTAACAGTTCTCATGGGGGCCATCCTCATCGCGGTCTTCGCTATGGTCGCCCGCATGGAGAACTGGCGCACGTACACTCCGCTCGTCGGTGGGGACGGCGCCGGCGCGACGGGGCACGGACACGGACACAAACCGTCGGGTATCGCCCGCTGGCTGACGACCGTCGATCACAAGGACATCGGCATCCTCTACGGGGTCTTCGCGACCCTCTCCTTCGCCTGGGGCGGCATCGCCGTACTGGTGATGCGGTTCGAGTTGCTCACCCCCGGGGAGATGCTCATTAACCCCAACACGTACAACGCACTGTTGACCACGCACGGCATCACGATGCTGTTCCTGTTCGGGACGCCGATCATCTCGGCCTTCGCGAACTACTTCATCCCGCTGCTCATCGGCGCCGACGACATGGCGTTCCCACGGATCAACGCCATCGCGTTCTGGCTGCTCCCGCCGTCGGCGCTGCTCATCTGGTCGGGCGTCATCGCGATGCCGCTGCCGATCGACATCGCCCCGGCGGAGACGGCCTGGACGATGTACACGCCGCTGTCGGCCGAACAGGCCAACGTCGGCATCGACCTGATGCTGCTCGGCCTCCACCTCAGCGGGATCTCCGCGACGATAGGCGCCATCAACTTCATCGCGACCATCTTCACCGAACGCGGCGACGACGTCAACTGGGCCAACCTCGACATCTTCAGCTGGACGATGCTCACGCAGTCGGGGCTCATCATCTTCGCGTTCCCGCTGCTCGGCAGCGCCCTCATCATGCTGCTGCTCGACCGCAACTTCGGGACGACGTTCTTCGCCGTGGAGGGCGGCGGCCCGCTGCTGTGGCAGCACCTCTTCTGGTTCTTCGGCCACCCCGAGGTCTACATCCTCGTGCTGCCGCCCATGGGTCTGGTCTCGTGGATCCTGCCGAAGTTCTCCGGCCGGAAGCTCTTCGGCTTCAAGTTCGTCGTCTACTCGACGCTCGCCATCGGCGTCCTCTCCTTCGGCGTCTGGGCCCACCACATGTTCGCCAGCGGGATGGACCCCCGCATCCGCGCGAGCTTCATGGCGACGTCCCTGGCCATCGCCATACCGTCGGCCGTCAAGACGTTCAACTGGATCACGACGATGTGGAACGGCCGGATCCGCCTGACCGCCCCGATGCTGTTCTGCATCGGCTTCATCTCGAACTTCGTCATCGGCGGCATCACGGGCGTCTTCCTGGCGTCCATCCCGGTCGACCGCCTGCTCCACGAGACGTACTACGTGGTCGGGCACTTCCACTACATCGTCATGGGGATGATCACCTTCGCCGGCTTCGGCGCCGCCTACTACTGGTTCCCCATCGTCACCGGCCGGATGTACCAGCGCACGCTCGCGAAGTGGCACTTCTGGCTGTCGATGATCGGCGTCAACATCACGTTCTTCGCGATGCTGATCGTCGGCTACCTGGAGATGCCGCGCCGCTACGCCACCTACGAGTTCGACCCCGCGCTGGCGCCGCTGGCCTCCGTCCAGCTGCTCCACCAGGCGATGACGGTCGGCGCCCTCCTCATCGGCATCGGGACGCTCATCTGGATCTGGAACATGGCCCAGTCGTGGATCGAGGGCCCGGAGGTCACCGACCCCGACCCCTGGAACACGAAGGAGTACGGCCTCCACGGCCGCGAGTTCTCCTGGTTCGAGGAGCAGCTCGCCGACCGCGACGACGACCTCGTGGCGGCCGACGGCGGCAGCGACGACGTCGCCACCGACGGCGGGACGGCCGAAGACGAGTAACCCGTTCCGTTCTCCCTGCGCGCGCTTCTCCGTTCTCCCGCGCCCCGAGCTACAGCGCCGTGACGACGAGGATGACGCCGGTGGTGGCCATCAGGAGTGCGACGCCGGCGAGGACGAGGAGGAAGTACTCCTTCTCCTCGAAGGTGCGGCTCTGGTTGGACATGGTCGGGGGTAGGTGCGACGGCGGCAAAAGGGTTTCAGAGTCGACCGCGGCGGCCGCGTTTCAAAAGGCTATTCGAGGGGGTGGCCGTATCGCCCGGACGTGACGGACGGAGACGACGCTGCCGGCTTCGGCGGACATCGCGTCATCATCACGCTGTACGTCATCGTCGTCGCCATCGCGGGAACGATGGGCGGCGTCATCGGCAGCATCGGGCTCCGCGACGCCGAGCCGGTGACGTTCCTGGGGCTGGTGACGTTCCAGCCGACGTCGTTCGGACTGGCGATGTTCGGCATGACGACAGTCGGGACGATGCTCGGCGTCATCCTGTTGCTCGTCGTGTACGTCTCGCGGCGCTACGCCGACGAGTAAGACACTTATCGGAGTGGTCCGACCACGGGGTATGTACCACGTGGCGCTGGGCGTCGCTCCCGAGGACGACCAGCTCCGGGACAAGGTGGAGGCGATCGCGGGCCTGCCGCAGGCCTCCGAGTCGGTCCGCGTGACCGTCGTGCACTTCCACGACGGCGAGACACCGATCGAGGAGGTCCCCGTCGTCGCGGAGGCCCTCGAGTTGCTCGACGGTGCCGGTCTCTCCCGCGAGGTCCACGACACCGATCGGCGGAACGCCTCCCGCGGGCTCGTCGAGACGGCCGAGGACCTGGACGTCGACCTGCTGTGCATCGGCGGCCGGCACCGCTCGCCGGCCGGGAAGCTCCAGCTGAAGACCGGCGCCCAGGAGGTCGTCCTCCGGGCGGCGGTGCCGGTGCTCGTCGCCGGCGACGTCGAGAGCCGAGAGCCGCGGACGTGACGCCACCGGGGCGAGTTCGCACCAGCGTCTCTCGAACCGCGCTTTCAGATATCGGAAGATACACTCCGACCACGGGCGAGTGATGCCGTATGCGTCTCGACCGAGCCCGACTCGACGATCGCACGCTCCTGGTCGTCGTCGCCGTCGCGGTGGTGGGGCTCCTCGCCCGCCTCGTCTTCCTCGGCGCCCGCATCTCGCACTTCGACGAGGCGCGGGTCGCCTTCTGGGTGCTCCGCTACGCCGAGACCGGCGAGATCCACTACCGCTACGGCATCCACGGCCCCTGGGTCCGCTACGTCGCCCGGTGGACGTACGCGCTGTTCGGCGCGACCGACTTCGCCGCCCGCCTCCCGGTGGCGATCGTCGGCGGAGTGCTGCCGCTCGTCGCGCTGTGGTTCCGCCACCGGCTGTCCGACAGCGAGGTCGTCGCCCTCGCCGTCCTTCTGGCGGCGAACCCGCTGTTGCTCTACTACTCGCGGTTCATGCGGTCGACGCTGCTCGTCGCCGCGTTCTGTTTCGCCGCGTTCGCCGCGTTCCTCCGCGCCTACGACGGGTTCGGGGCCTGGTACCTCTACGTCGGCGTCGTCCTGCTGGGCTTCGGCCTCGCCGCCAAGGAGAACGCCGTCGTCTACGTCCTCTGCTGGCTGGGCGCGGCGGCGCTGCTCGTCGACACGGCCCTCTTCCGCCCCCGCAACTTCGGCAGCGGCCGCGAGCGAGCGGTCGCGCTAGCCGGTCGAGTCCGGGACCGCTATCGGGAGCACCCGCGACGGGCCCGCCGCCGCGCCGGGTGGTACGTCGGCCACCTCCTCGGCGCCGCGGGCGTGTTCGCCCTGGTCGTGTTCTTCTTCTACGCGCCGCGCGGCGGCGAGGCGGGGCTGTGGTCCGGCAACCTCGGCCTGACCGTCGACCGGACGATCGAGGACCTCCGGACGGGCTTCGAGTACTGGTTCGGCCACGGCGAGGAGAAGTCAATCGCCGAGTACCGCGACACCCTGGATCGGTTCGTCTCGACGACGCTGGGCTACGCCGGCCCGCTGTTCGTTCTGTCCATCGCGGGGTTCCTCCTCGACCGGTGGGGGCGCCTCCGGCAACGCGGACTCGTCGCCTTCTGTTCGTACTGGGGCTTCGCCAGCGTCGTCGGCTACCCCCTCGGCACGGACATCTGGGGCGCCTGGATCATCGTCAACGCGCTCGTCCCGCTGGCGGTGCCCGCCGCCGTCGCCCTCGCGGCGCTCTTCGAGGTGGGCCGCGACGCCTACGCGGACGACGACCGGATCAGCGCCGGCATCGTGGCCGCCCTGCTGGTCCTCGTCGCCGGCCAGGTCGCCGTCGTCGGCGCCACCGGCGTCTACGCCTCGCCGACCAGCCCCGACAACGAGATGGTGCAGTTCGCCCAGCCCCAACAGGAGATGCGGCCGGCCGTCGACGCGACCGTCGCCGCCGCCGATGCGAACGCCGAGGGCCCCGACGCGCTGTTCTACGGCGGCGAGGCGTTCGTGGACATGCAGGAGAACCAGATACACACCCCCTCCTGCATCGACTGGTTCAACACGCTCCCCTGGGGGTGGTATATCGAGGCCAACGACGTCTCGGTGACCTGCGCGCAACCCGCCGGCGGTCTGCCGGAATCGCCGCCGCCGGTCGTCGTCGCCGAGGCCGAGTGCACCCTCGAGCGACCCGTCGACTGCCGGGAGCAAACCGAGGCGCTCAGTGCGGTCGACAACCTCGACGCGCGGCTGGGCGACTCCTACGAGCGGTACGGCTTCCTCCACCGGACGACCGGCGGGAACGACTTCCACGGGATGGTCGTCTTCGTCGAGGAGGAGCGCTGAGGCGGGTCCCGGCGGGCTTCAGGCCAGCCCGACGGTCTCCTGGTAGGCGCCGTAGTGGTCCTCGAAGACGGCCATGATCTCGCCCATCGTGGCGTAGACCTTCACGGCGTCGACGATCGGCGGCATCACGTTCTCGTCGTTCTCGATGGCCTCGTCGATGGCCTCGAGGGCCCCCTCGACGGCCGCGTCGTCGCGCTCGGCCTTGACCGCCTCGAGGCGGTCGAGCTGCCGTCGCTCGGTCTCCTCGTCGACCTTCAGGACGTCGGGGGAGGGGTCCTCCTCGATGCTGTACTCGTTGACGCCGACGACGACCTCCTCGCCGGCGTCGACGCGCTTCTGGTACTCGTAGGAGGCGTCCTGGATCTCGCGGTGGAAGTACCCCTGCGTGATGCCGTCCAGCACCCCGTCGCGGACGGAGCCGTCGCCGATCTCCCGTATCTCCTCGATGTAGGCCATGATCTCCGCTTCGGCCTCGTTGGTGAGCTTCTCGATGGCGAAGCTACCGCCCATCGGGTCGACGATGTCGGCGGCGCCGGACTCCTCGGCGATGATCTGCTGGGTTCGCAAGGCGACCCGGACGGCTTCCTCGCTGGGCAGCGCCCAGGCCTCGTCGTAGCTGTTCGTGTGGAGGCTCTGGGTGCCGCCCATCACCGCCGCCAGGGCCTGGATGGTCGTCCGGACGACGTTGTTCAGCGGCTGCTGGGCGGTCAGCGACTGCCCCGCCGTCTGGGTGTGGAACTTCAGCCGCTTCGACTCGGGCTTCTCGGCGTCGTACCACTCCTCCATCACGCGGGCGTAGACGCGCCGGGACGCGCGGAACTTCGCGATCTCCTCGAAGATGGAGTTGTGCGAGTTGAAGAAGAAGGAGAGCAGCGGCGCGAACTCGTCGACGTCCATGCCACGGTCGAGACAGTCCTCGACGTACGCGAACCCGTCGGCCAGCGTGAACGCCGCTTCCTGGATAGCGGTGGAGCCGGCCTCGCGGATGTGGTACCCCGAGACGGAGACGGGGTGGAACTTCGGCGTCTCCTCGACGGCGAACTCGATGGTGTCCGTGACGACGTCGAGGGAGGGCTCCGGCGGGATGACCCACTCCTTCTGGGCGATGAACTCCTTGAGCATGTCGTTCTGGAGGGTCCCGCGGACCTCCTCGCGCGGAACGCCCTGCTGGTCGGCCAGGGCGACGTACATCGCGTAGATGACCGGCGCCGAGGGGTTGATGGTGAAACTCGTGGAGATCTCGCCGACGTCGATGCCGTCGAAGAGGATCTCCATGTCCCGCAGCGTGTCCACCGCGACGCCCTCCTTGCCGACCTCCCCCTCGCTCATCGGCGCGTCGGAGTCGATCCCCATCAGCGTCGGCATGTCGAAGGCCGTCGACAGCCCGGTCTGGCCCTCGTCGATGAGGTAGTGGAACCGCTCGTTGGTCTCCTCGGCGGTGCCGAAGCCGGCGAACTGCCGCATCGTCCACGTTCGCCCCCGGTACATCGTCGGGTACGGCCCGCGGGTATAGGGCTCCTCACCCGGGAATCCGAGATCCTCCTCGTAGTCCATGTCCTCGATGTCCTCGGGCGTGTACAGCCGGTCGACCTCGTGGTTCGAGACCGTCACGAACTCGTCTTTGCGTTCCCCCCGCTCGAGGAACGGCTCCAGGGTCTCCTGTTCCCAGCGTTCGCGTCCCTCCCGGATCGCCGAGAGGTCCTCCTCGTCGAACATGGTCACCCCTTGGGGAGGTGCGAGTATCAACCTTGGCGTGGGTGGGCGTGGACCAGGGACCCACTCGGACGCCGGGTGCCCCTCCCTTACGCGGTTCTCGCTCCCCAGTCGTCGATCGAGACGCGTGCTTCGGTCGGGTCTCGCCCCCGTTCCGAACCGCGCTACTCACGGACAGCGAAGTTGTCCGTTCGTTCGTGGGACCTTCGGTCCCACGCTACTCCCCTTCCTGGAGTCGCTTCGTCGTCTCGACGAGGGGGTGGTGTGCGTAGTCGACCTCCTCGATGTCGGCGATGGTCTCGAGGTCGCTCTTCCGGGCGGTCTCGGCCATCCCGAGTTCGACCCGTTCGTCGAGGACGATGACGTAGGCGTCCATCTCGTCGACGTCGAGGCGGTCGGCGGCCTTCACGCGGTGGTGGCCGTCGGCCAGGAGGAGCTCGCCGGCGTTGTCGATGACGACGAGCGGCTCGGCCAGCCCGTTCTCCAGTTCGTAAGCGCGGCCCTCCAGTTCGTCGGTGTACACCTTCGTCTGCGTCGGCGTCAGGTCCGCGAGTTTCACCTCGCGGCGCTCCTCGGTCGCGCCGACGCCGTGGATGCTCTCGAGGGTCTGCTGCAGTTTGCCGACCTTCTCGGGGGTCGCCCGCTCGATCTGGCTGCGGATGACGTCGGCGTTCGAGATGATGCCGACGAGGTTGCCCGCGTCGTCGACGACCGGCAGCCGCTGGATGCCCGACCGCAGGATGACGCGCGCGGCGTCGCTGAGCTTCATGTCCGGGTGGGCGACGATGATGTCCTTGGTCATCACCTTGAATATCGGGTCGCCCTCGTCGGCCAGCAGCAGATCGCGGGCGCTGATGAACCCGTCGACGCGGCGGCCGTCACAGACCGGGAAGCCGCTGTGGGCGTCGCTGTCGGCGACGCGCTCGGCGACGGAGCCGACGGTGTCGTCCGGCGACACCGTCTCGACGTCGCGGGTCATGTAGTCCTTCACCGTCGCGCGCCGCAGGTTGAGCGGATCGTCGTCGTCTCCCATGCGTTACCACCGCTCGAACGTCGTCATGTGTTCATCCCCCGCGGTCCGTTCCGAGCGAGCGCCTCCTCCGGGTCCTCGACCATTGTGATACGGGACGGGGCCGAGCGACAAAAAGGGTTCAGTCGAGCGCGCC includes:
- a CDS encoding C2H2-type zinc finger protein, producing MTGEITSQSGDGLERQTPPEDAPAEPAVCSYCGARFADDELLALHRGLEHESELTEAEREAYVEAVASEREDVKLFRLKALVALLVLYFGFIFVYAFVL
- a CDS encoding DUF7541 family protein, translating into MEGEPQPGLSEEYTKSSPWHIVVVMGLVLSEVGILFNLYPLSVGGLVLFVGGVSGIVDEVGYVDSPWRLAGGLSVALVVLGLLVVSTQVDGGLAAFRSQVAANNGVSQRGFTVAATGAIMAVAALVVPRVRNQ
- a CDS encoding DUF6684 family protein is translated as MSERLFDRETLLDISVNVIPLGIILFFVVVYTVVGDYPSAPIITLVQMSIMGLTAIGLLVLTYYSGKAIAGAEAAEDREGEVGLEPDAE
- the ctaD gene encoding cytochrome c oxidase subunit I, with the translated sequence MAAEQLALTVLMGAILIAVFAMVARMENWRTYTPLVGGDGAGATGHGHGHKPSGIARWLTTVDHKDIGILYGVFATLSFAWGGIAVLVMRFELLTPGEMLINPNTYNALLTTHGITMLFLFGTPIISAFANYFIPLLIGADDMAFPRINAIAFWLLPPSALLIWSGVIAMPLPIDIAPAETAWTMYTPLSAEQANVGIDLMLLGLHLSGISATIGAINFIATIFTERGDDVNWANLDIFSWTMLTQSGLIIFAFPLLGSALIMLLLDRNFGTTFFAVEGGGPLLWQHLFWFFGHPEVYILVLPPMGLVSWILPKFSGRKLFGFKFVVYSTLAIGVLSFGVWAHHMFASGMDPRIRASFMATSLAIAIPSAVKTFNWITTMWNGRIRLTAPMLFCIGFISNFVIGGITGVFLASIPVDRLLHETYYVVGHFHYIVMGMITFAGFGAAYYWFPIVTGRMYQRTLAKWHFWLSMIGVNITFFAMLIVGYLEMPRRYATYEFDPALAPLASVQLLHQAMTVGALLIGIGTLIWIWNMAQSWIEGPEVTDPDPWNTKEYGLHGREFSWFEEQLADRDDDLVAADGGSDDVATDGGTAEDE
- a CDS encoding DUF7520 family protein encodes the protein MTDGDDAAGFGGHRVIITLYVIVVAIAGTMGGVIGSIGLRDAEPVTFLGLVTFQPTSFGLAMFGMTTVGTMLGVILLLVVYVSRRYADE
- a CDS encoding universal stress protein; protein product: MYHVALGVAPEDDQLRDKVEAIAGLPQASESVRVTVVHFHDGETPIEEVPVVAEALELLDGAGLSREVHDTDRRNASRGLVETAEDLDVDLLCIGGRHRSPAGKLQLKTGAQEVVLRAAVPVLVAGDVESREPRT
- a CDS encoding flippase activity-associated protein Agl23; this translates as MRLDRARLDDRTLLVVVAVAVVGLLARLVFLGARISHFDEARVAFWVLRYAETGEIHYRYGIHGPWVRYVARWTYALFGATDFAARLPVAIVGGVLPLVALWFRHRLSDSEVVALAVLLAANPLLLYYSRFMRSTLLVAAFCFAAFAAFLRAYDGFGAWYLYVGVVLLGFGLAAKENAVVYVLCWLGAAALLVDTALFRPRNFGSGRERAVALAGRVRDRYREHPRRARRRAGWYVGHLLGAAGVFALVVFFFYAPRGGEAGLWSGNLGLTVDRTIEDLRTGFEYWFGHGEEKSIAEYRDTLDRFVSTTLGYAGPLFVLSIAGFLLDRWGRLRQRGLVAFCSYWGFASVVGYPLGTDIWGAWIIVNALVPLAVPAAVALAALFEVGRDAYADDDRISAGIVAALLVLVAGQVAVVGATGVYASPTSPDNEMVQFAQPQQEMRPAVDATVAAADANAEGPDALFYGGEAFVDMQENQIHTPSCIDWFNTLPWGWYIEANDVSVTCAQPAGGLPESPPPVVVAEAECTLERPVDCREQTEALSAVDNLDARLGDSYERYGFLHRTTGGNDFHGMVVFVEEER
- a CDS encoding acyl-CoA mutase large subunit family protein produces the protein MFDEEDLSAIREGRERWEQETLEPFLERGERKDEFVTVSNHEVDRLYTPEDIEDMDYEEDLGFPGEEPYTRGPYPTMYRGRTWTMRQFAGFGTAEETNERFHYLIDEGQTGLSTAFDMPTLMGIDSDAPMSEGEVGKEGVAVDTLRDMEILFDGIDVGEISTSFTINPSAPVIYAMYVALADQQGVPREEVRGTLQNDMLKEFIAQKEWVIPPEPSLDVVTDTIEFAVEETPKFHPVSVSGYHIREAGSTAIQEAAFTLADGFAYVEDCLDRGMDVDEFAPLLSFFFNSHNSIFEEIAKFRASRRVYARVMEEWYDAEKPESKRLKFHTQTAGQSLTAQQPLNNVVRTTIQALAAVMGGTQSLHTNSYDEAWALPSEEAVRVALRTQQIIAEESGAADIVDPMGGSFAIEKLTNEAEAEIMAYIEEIREIGDGSVRDGVLDGITQGYFHREIQDASYEYQKRVDAGEEVVVGVNEYSIEEDPSPDVLKVDEETERRQLDRLEAVKAERDDAAVEGALEAIDEAIENDENVMPPIVDAVKVYATMGEIMAVFEDHYGAYQETVGLA
- a CDS encoding CBS domain-containing ParB/RepB/Spo0J family partition protein — encoded protein: MGDDDDPLNLRRATVKDYMTRDVETVSPDDTVGSVAERVADSDAHSGFPVCDGRRVDGFISARDLLLADEGDPIFKVMTKDIIVAHPDMKLSDAARVILRSGIQRLPVVDDAGNLVGIISNADVIRSQIERATPEKVGKLQQTLESIHGVGATEERREVKLADLTPTQTKVYTDELEGRAYELENGLAEPLVVIDNAGELLLADGHHRVKAADRLDVDEMDAYVIVLDERVELGMAETARKSDLETIADIEEVDYAHHPLVETTKRLQEGE